Proteins from a genomic interval of Candidatus Binataceae bacterium:
- a CDS encoding iron-sulfur cluster assembly accessory protein produces MSVEMHQDHQENQAAGAMPGVNLTPKALEAVRQMSSKENLGAGQGLRIAVVGGGCSGFQYSLNFDAKKDGDIVTELEGVTVLVDEISLPYIAGTTLDYVEGLHNAGFRFDNPRATRTCGCGSSFSA; encoded by the coding sequence ATGTCAGTAGAAATGCATCAGGATCACCAAGAGAATCAGGCGGCCGGCGCGATGCCGGGCGTGAACCTCACTCCGAAGGCGCTGGAAGCGGTCAGGCAGATGTCGTCGAAAGAAAATCTCGGCGCGGGACAGGGACTGCGCATCGCGGTGGTGGGCGGCGGCTGCTCCGGCTTCCAGTATTCGTTGAACTTCGACGCGAAGAAGGACGGCGACATCGTGACCGAGCTCGAGGGCGTCACGGTGCTGGTGGATGAGATTTCGCTGCCCTATATCGCGGGCACGACGCTGGACTACGTCGAGGGGCTGCACAACGCCGGCTTCCGCTTCGATAATCCGCGCGCGACCCGGACCTGCGGCTGCGGTTCATCTTTTAGTGCGTAA
- the fabG gene encoding 3-oxoacyl-[acyl-carrier-protein] reductase, producing the protein MAEMQDLAGKGIIVTGATRGIGRAIALESARRGANVAFNYLKSEQQATELHREISQLGVKAMAFKSDVSDLKSAREMVNAVKKEFGAIDGLVNNAGLTRDKLLVMMTEEDWAEVIRVNLTGAFNFARAAAFMMMKAKCGVVLNITSISGLVGMAGQVNYSAAKAGLIGMTKAMAKELGRMNVRVNALALGFIETDMTAALPDANRKAALEMVPLGRFGTVADVAPVVAFMLSDAAAYISGAVIQVDGGLAM; encoded by the coding sequence ATGGCGGAAATGCAGGACCTCGCCGGTAAAGGGATAATTGTGACTGGCGCGACCCGCGGGATCGGCCGCGCGATCGCGCTCGAATCCGCGCGGCGCGGCGCCAACGTCGCCTTCAACTACCTCAAGAGCGAGCAGCAGGCTACGGAACTGCATCGCGAGATCAGCCAGCTCGGTGTCAAGGCGATGGCCTTCAAGTCTGACGTTAGCGACTTGAAAAGCGCGCGCGAGATGGTCAACGCAGTCAAGAAGGAATTCGGCGCAATCGACGGGCTGGTCAACAATGCCGGGCTCACGCGCGACAAGCTGCTGGTCATGATGACGGAGGAAGATTGGGCCGAGGTTATCCGGGTGAATCTGACCGGCGCCTTCAACTTCGCGCGCGCCGCAGCTTTCATGATGATGAAGGCGAAATGCGGCGTGGTCCTGAATATCACCTCGATCAGCGGACTGGTCGGGATGGCCGGGCAGGTGAATTATTCCGCCGCGAAAGCTGGCCTGATCGGCATGACCAAGGCGATGGCGAAGGAACTCGGCCGGATGAATGTGCGGGTGAACGCGCTCGCGCTGGGCTTTATCGAAACGGACATGACGGCGGCGTTGCCGGATGCGAATCGCAAGGCCGCGCTTGAGATGGTGCCGCTGGGGCGCTTCGGCACGGTCGCGGATGTCGCGCCGGTCGTGGCTTTCATGCTCTCGGACGCCGCGGCCTATATCAGCGGCGCGGTAATTCAAGTGGACGGCGGCCTTGCGATGTGA
- a CDS encoding alpha-isopropylmalate synthase regulatory domain-containing protein encodes MAELRTSRDYVPPFEVVRRRVIDDFFEGRMTIDATVVIRVGSVEQTEAARGVGVVNAFDLALRKALFKYFPYLESVRVTETYAHASGDSTEAEVMSVKKFSDGKLHWTTLAKSTNLVEAGWKSLVDGYEWRIVQEERKMRRQMGNPRLSQR; translated from the coding sequence TTGGCTGAACTCCGGACCTCGCGCGATTACGTGCCGCCTTTTGAAGTGGTGCGGCGCCGCGTGATCGACGACTTCTTCGAGGGCCGCATGACGATCGACGCCACCGTGGTGATCCGCGTCGGCAGCGTCGAGCAGACCGAGGCCGCGCGCGGCGTCGGTGTGGTCAACGCTTTCGACCTCGCCCTGCGCAAGGCCCTCTTCAAATATTTTCCCTATCTCGAAAGTGTCCGCGTGACCGAGACCTATGCGCACGCCAGCGGCGATTCGACCGAGGCCGAAGTCATGTCGGTCAAGAAATTTTCCGATGGCAAGCTGCACTGGACGACCCTGGCGAAGTCCACCAACCTGGTCGAGGCCGGCTGGAAGTCGCTGGTTGACGGCTACGAATGGCGGATCGTCCAGGAGGAGCGCAAGATGCGCCGCCAAATGGGGAATCCGCGCCTGTCGCAGCGCTAG
- a CDS encoding SDR family oxidoreductase, producing MNSANKVAIVTGAGTGIGRSVALELLREGYAVVLAGRRREPLEAAAQAGAEFTAPSLVVPTDVGEPAAVQELFAKTRERFGRLDLLFNNAGVGAPPIPLEELTFEQWKKVVDINLTGAFLCTQEAFRIMKEQTPRGGRIINNGSISAHSPRPNSAPYTATKHAITGLTKSTSLDGRKYDIACGQIDIGNAETALTAAMSRGVPQPNGTVAVEPVFDAIHVARAVLYMATLPLDANVQFMTVMATKMPLVGRG from the coding sequence ATGAACTCAGCCAACAAAGTTGCGATCGTGACGGGCGCCGGCACCGGTATCGGCCGAAGCGTCGCACTCGAACTGCTGCGCGAGGGCTATGCGGTGGTCCTCGCGGGACGGCGACGCGAGCCGCTCGAAGCGGCCGCGCAGGCGGGCGCCGAGTTCACCGCCCCAAGCCTGGTCGTCCCGACCGACGTCGGCGAGCCGGCGGCCGTCCAGGAGCTGTTCGCCAAAACCCGCGAGCGCTTCGGACGGCTCGATCTGCTATTTAACAACGCGGGCGTCGGCGCGCCGCCGATCCCGCTCGAGGAGTTGACCTTCGAGCAATGGAAGAAGGTGGTGGACATCAACCTGACGGGCGCCTTCCTCTGCACGCAGGAGGCGTTTCGGATCATGAAGGAACAGACACCGCGCGGCGGCCGGATCATCAACAACGGCTCGATCTCGGCGCATAGTCCGCGACCCAATTCGGCGCCCTACACCGCGACCAAGCACGCGATAACCGGGCTGACCAAGTCGACTTCGCTCGATGGACGCAAATACGACATCGCCTGCGGCCAGATCGATATCGGCAACGCCGAGACGGCCCTCACCGCCGCGATGAGCCGGGGCGTCCCGCAGCCCAACGGCACAGTCGCGGTCGAGCCGGTTTTCGACGCGATCCACGTCGCCCGCGCGGTGCTCTATATGGCGACCCTGCCGCTCGACGCTAACGTCCAGTTCATGACCGTGATGGCGACCAAGATGCCGCTGGTCGGTCGCGGCTAG
- the cysS gene encoding cysteine--tRNA ligase encodes MKPFHIFNTLTRTVEEIRPAHPPDVTYYSCGPTVYLPQHLGNLRAYVFVDTFRRALRFNGWNVRHVMNVTDVGHMTSDEDAGEDKIEKTARAQGKSPLEVADFYIAQFKRDCARLNIELPEPPMLSRATDHIDEMQALIRRVLANGFAYVTPSGVYFDVEKWRGPHRMGRLSRQSLDEQQGNRLEHSPDKRSPHDFALWVLNQPHHLMQWESPWGRGYPGWHIECSAMSMKYLGETLDIHSGGLDHIPVHHENEIAQSESATGQPFVRYFVHNAFLVGMEGAKISKSAGKFPVLDDLSKYAIIPLAFRFFCLGAKYRSELAFSIESLNAAQGKLMYLGRFINELPKEAKQASEDSSWAKDYEEQFRQALNDDLHTPNALAVALEMVAKARRDRDLRVWNTLLKFDSVLGLDLAGYQSPQRQPPSLPPEDQELIDERKKARLARDYAKADELKKELLTRGYEIKDDKDGSSQYTRGLNELSRLPDPSS; translated from the coding sequence GTGAAGCCCTTTCATATTTTTAACACGCTGACCCGCACCGTCGAGGAGATCCGCCCGGCGCATCCGCCCGACGTGACCTATTACTCGTGCGGGCCGACGGTCTACCTGCCGCAGCATCTCGGCAATCTACGCGCCTACGTTTTCGTCGACACCTTCAGGCGCGCGCTGCGCTTCAACGGCTGGAACGTCCGCCACGTGATGAATGTCACGGACGTCGGCCACATGACCTCGGACGAGGACGCAGGCGAGGACAAGATCGAGAAGACCGCGCGCGCACAGGGCAAGTCACCGCTCGAGGTCGCCGACTTCTATATCGCGCAGTTCAAGCGCGATTGTGCACGGTTGAATATCGAGCTGCCCGAGCCGCCGATGCTCTCGCGCGCGACCGATCACATCGACGAGATGCAAGCGCTGATTCGGCGTGTCCTCGCCAACGGCTTTGCCTATGTGACGCCTTCCGGGGTGTATTTCGATGTCGAGAAATGGCGCGGACCTCATCGCATGGGCCGGCTGTCGCGTCAGAGCCTCGACGAGCAGCAGGGTAATCGCCTCGAACACTCGCCCGACAAACGCAGTCCGCACGATTTCGCGTTGTGGGTACTCAACCAGCCGCATCACCTGATGCAGTGGGAGTCGCCGTGGGGACGCGGCTATCCCGGATGGCATATAGAGTGCTCCGCGATGTCGATGAAGTATCTGGGCGAGACACTCGATATCCATTCGGGCGGTCTCGACCATATTCCGGTCCATCATGAGAACGAGATCGCACAATCTGAGAGCGCGACCGGCCAGCCGTTCGTGCGCTACTTCGTGCACAACGCGTTTCTGGTCGGGATGGAGGGGGCAAAGATCAGCAAGAGCGCCGGCAAGTTCCCGGTGCTGGACGACCTCTCGAAATACGCGATCATTCCATTAGCTTTTCGTTTTTTCTGCTTGGGAGCAAAATATCGGTCAGAGTTGGCCTTTAGCATTGAATCGCTGAACGCCGCCCAGGGCAAGCTTATGTACCTAGGGCGCTTCATTAACGAACTACCGAAGGAGGCTAAGCAGGCATCGGAAGACTCATCATGGGCGAAAGATTACGAAGAGCAATTTAGGCAGGCTCTTAACGACGATCTACATACGCCGAATGCGCTGGCCGTGGCACTTGAGATGGTTGCTAAAGCTCGCCGCGACCGAGATCTGAGGGTATGGAACACGCTATTAAAATTCGACTCTGTTTTGGGACTCGATCTTGCCGGTTATCAAAGCCCTCAGCGGCAGCCTCCGTCTCTTCCGCCAGAGGATCAGGAACTGATTGACGAAAGGAAAAAAGCACGCCTCGCGCGCGATTACGCTAAGGCCGATGAACTGAAGAAAGAGTTGCTGACTCGGGGGTACGAGATCAAAGACGATAAAGATGGGTCCAGTCAATACACTCGCGGCCTCAATGAGCTTTCTCGTTTGCCCGACCCTTCGTCTTGA
- a CDS encoding CbbQ/NirQ/NorQ/GpvN family protein, with protein MAIELKTFDTRMQGSREGAEVRHLDPANAPYYLTIGDEAEIFTAAYKARLPILLKGPTGCGKTRFVEHMTHQLAALPEGPNELITVACHEDLTGSDLVGRYLITADETVWVDGPLTQAVRRGAICYLDEIVEARKDTTVLIHPLSDHRRILPIEKRGETIEAHVGFLLVISYNPGYQSIQKNLKHSTRQRFVTIEFTYPPAEKEVEIIAHESGVDRDMAFQLATLGEKVRHLKASGLEEGVSTRLLIYAGELIRQGIAPRRAATVAVTWSLTDELDSKRAIDEVVKAIMPE; from the coding sequence ATGGCAATTGAGCTGAAAACATTTGACACGCGGATGCAGGGCTCGCGCGAAGGCGCCGAAGTGCGCCATCTCGACCCCGCGAACGCGCCCTACTACCTGACCATCGGCGACGAGGCCGAGATCTTCACCGCAGCCTACAAGGCCCGCCTGCCGATTCTGCTCAAAGGCCCCACGGGCTGCGGCAAAACCCGCTTCGTCGAGCACATGACCCATCAGCTCGCGGCGCTTCCCGAGGGACCCAACGAGCTGATCACCGTCGCCTGTCACGAGGATCTAACCGGCAGCGATCTGGTCGGGCGCTATCTGATTACCGCCGACGAGACGGTCTGGGTCGATGGCCCGCTGACGCAGGCGGTGCGGCGCGGCGCAATCTGCTATCTCGACGAAATCGTCGAGGCGCGCAAGGACACGACCGTGCTGATCCATCCGCTGTCGGACCATCGGCGCATCCTGCCGATCGAAAAGCGCGGCGAGACCATCGAGGCCCACGTCGGCTTCCTGCTGGTGATCTCTTACAATCCCGGCTACCAGAGCATTCAGAAGAACCTCAAGCACTCGACCCGCCAGCGCTTCGTGACAATCGAATTCACCTATCCGCCGGCGGAGAAGGAAGTCGAGATTATCGCGCACGAATCCGGCGTCGATCGCGACATGGCGTTTCAGCTCGCGACGCTCGGCGAGAAGGTGCGGCACCTGAAGGCCTCGGGACTCGAAGAAGGCGTCTCGACGCGTCTGCTGATCTACGCCGGCGAGCTGATTCGCCAGGGAATCGCGCCGCGCCGCGCGGCGACCGTCGCGGTGACCTGGTCGTTGACCGACGAGCTCGACAGCAAGCGCGCGATTGACGAAGTCGTCAAGGCGATCATGCCGGAATAA
- the ltaE gene encoding low-specificity L-threonine aldolase, producing the protein MSTSLKKIDLRSDTVTLPTAEMREAMARAELGDDVYGEDPTVNRLESIAAAAMGMEAAMFVPSGTMGNLAAMLTHCGRGTKVFLGAEAHTYLYEAGGAAALGGVVTTPIRNTADGELDLEQLAEELERPPDAHFARPALVALENTHNLCAGAAVELSHMAAVAELACRHGLPVHLDGARIFNAAIALETTAAKIAAGADSVSFCLSKGLACPVGSLLCGSAKFIAEARRTRKLLGGGMRQAGVLAAAGIVALETMIDRLAEDHQNARALAQGLGLIAGLNVRPVKRRTNMVVFDLEGGAPEAAIFVAALREREVLIGARGPATFRAVTHHDVSRAAIDRAVAAASEAAAEAFGDQYSWTH; encoded by the coding sequence GTGAGTACTTCGCTGAAAAAGATCGATCTGCGCAGCGACACGGTAACCCTCCCGACCGCCGAAATGCGCGAGGCGATGGCCCGTGCGGAACTCGGCGACGACGTTTACGGCGAGGACCCCACCGTCAACCGTCTTGAGTCGATCGCGGCGGCCGCGATGGGCATGGAGGCCGCGATGTTCGTGCCGAGCGGCACGATGGGCAACCTCGCTGCGATGCTCACCCACTGCGGGCGCGGCACCAAAGTCTTCCTCGGCGCCGAGGCCCACACCTACCTCTATGAGGCGGGCGGCGCGGCGGCGCTGGGCGGCGTCGTCACGACGCCGATTCGCAATACCGCTGACGGCGAACTCGACCTCGAGCAGTTGGCCGAGGAGCTCGAGCGGCCGCCCGATGCGCACTTCGCGCGGCCGGCGCTGGTGGCGCTCGAAAATACCCACAACCTTTGCGCGGGCGCGGCCGTCGAATTGTCGCACATGGCGGCGGTCGCCGAGCTGGCGTGTCGTCACGGTCTGCCGGTGCATCTCGACGGCGCGCGCATCTTCAACGCGGCGATCGCGCTGGAAACCACCGCGGCCAAAATCGCCGCCGGCGCCGACTCGGTGTCGTTCTGCCTCTCCAAGGGACTCGCCTGTCCGGTGGGGTCGCTGTTGTGCGGCAGCGCAAAATTCATCGCGGAGGCGCGTCGCACGCGCAAGCTGCTCGGCGGCGGGATGCGCCAGGCGGGCGTGCTCGCGGCGGCCGGAATCGTTGCGCTCGAAACCATGATCGATCGCCTCGCCGAGGACCATCAGAACGCGCGGGCACTGGCGCAAGGACTCGGCCTCATCGCCGGACTCAACGTGCGGCCGGTAAAGCGGCGCACCAACATGGTGGTCTTCGACCTCGAAGGCGGCGCGCCCGAGGCGGCCATCTTTGTAGCCGCGCTGCGCGAGCGCGAGGTGCTGATCGGCGCGCGCGGGCCGGCGACCTTTCGCGCGGTAACCCATCACGACGTTTCGCGCGCCGCGATCGATCGCGCAGTCGCGGCGGCATCGGAAGCGGCGGCAGAAGCGTTCGGGGATCAGTATTCATGGACTCACTGA
- a CDS encoding SDR family oxidoreductase yields MDSLNSLFSLKGRVGLVTGASSGLGVECAHALALAGADVVLAARRGDRVEKFAAELSAKYGVRSVGVQADITVDADLDRLVEAAQAQLGDIDILINNAGISPTGRAESLPRAIWDSAMATNLTAPMMLSQRVARSLIEAKKPGRIINMVSIYALVASSIYRLSAYTATKAALANLTRQLAVEWAQYGILVNAIAPGWIPTEATEGGIAKPANRERMERGTPLGRLGLPEELRGAVIYLAAPASSYVTGTILSVDGGYASW; encoded by the coding sequence ATGGACTCACTGAACTCGCTCTTCTCCCTCAAGGGCCGCGTAGGACTCGTAACCGGCGCCTCCTCCGGCCTCGGCGTCGAGTGCGCGCACGCCCTCGCGCTCGCCGGCGCCGATGTCGTCTTAGCGGCGCGGCGCGGCGATCGCGTCGAAAAATTCGCCGCCGAGCTGAGCGCGAAATACGGTGTCCGCAGTGTCGGCGTCCAAGCCGATATAACCGTCGACGCCGACCTCGACCGTCTAGTCGAAGCCGCGCAGGCGCAGCTCGGCGACATCGACATTTTGATCAACAACGCCGGCATCTCGCCGACCGGACGCGCGGAATCGTTGCCGCGCGCGATCTGGGACTCGGCAATGGCGACGAACTTGACCGCACCGATGATGCTCTCCCAGCGCGTGGCGCGCAGTCTGATCGAGGCGAAGAAGCCCGGCCGCATCATCAATATGGTGTCGATTTACGCGTTGGTCGCCAGTTCGATCTATCGGCTGAGCGCCTACACGGCGACCAAGGCGGCGCTGGCGAATCTGACGCGGCAGCTCGCCGTCGAGTGGGCACAGTACGGCATCCTCGTGAATGCGATCGCCCCCGGATGGATTCCGACCGAAGCGACCGAAGGGGGAATCGCGAAACCGGCGAATCGCGAGCGGATGGAGCGCGGCACGCCGCTCGGCCGCCTCGGCCTTCCCGAGGAGTTGCGCGGCGCCGTGATCTATCTGGCCGCGCCGGCCTCGAGCTACGTTACCGGGACGATCCTCTCGGTGGACGGCGGTTACGCCTCCTGGTGA
- a CDS encoding amino acid permease: protein MTARGGHRGTLAAQLLRRKPSAALLAEAAPHAGGLRRVLGAFDLTLLGIGAIIGAGIFVLTGVGASYAGPGLVLSFVLAGFACAMAALCYAEFAAMIPIAGSAYSYSYATMGELIAWIIGWDLVLEYAVASAAVAAGWSHYLTVILAGLGLRLPSALIHSPGTAAGAIINLPALLIVLLVTVILYVGVQESARVNSIIVGVKLFAVLMVVAVGGFFIKPANWSPFLPLGWGGVLRGAAYIFFAYIGFDAVSTAAEEVVEPQRALPIGILASLGVCTVLYIAVAAVLTGMVPMKSIDIDAPLASAFVTRGLNFAAGVISLGAVAGLTSVLLVLLLGQSRIFYAISRDGLLPPIFSRVHPRFQTPSMPTVLTGAAVGLTAGLVPIKEIAELTNIGTLFAFVLVCFGIWILRHVEPELERPFRTPLVPLVPILGVGSCLLMMFGLGEVTWLRFVLWMAVGLAIYFAYGRFHSNVAIEAAADHRARAG, encoded by the coding sequence GTGACCGCGCGCGGCGGCCATCGCGGAACGCTCGCCGCGCAACTGCTGCGACGCAAACCGTCGGCGGCGCTATTAGCCGAGGCCGCGCCGCACGCCGGCGGTCTCCGACGGGTCCTCGGCGCATTCGATCTGACCCTGCTCGGTATCGGCGCAATTATCGGCGCCGGAATTTTCGTGCTGACCGGCGTCGGCGCCTCTTATGCCGGTCCCGGGCTGGTGCTCTCATTCGTGCTGGCGGGCTTTGCCTGCGCGATGGCCGCGCTCTGCTATGCGGAATTTGCCGCGATGATCCCGATCGCGGGCAGCGCCTATTCCTATTCCTACGCCACCATGGGCGAGCTGATCGCCTGGATTATCGGCTGGGACCTCGTGCTCGAGTATGCGGTCGCGTCGGCTGCGGTGGCCGCCGGCTGGTCGCATTACCTGACGGTGATTCTGGCCGGTCTTGGCCTCCGCCTGCCCTCCGCACTAATCCATTCGCCCGGCACCGCGGCCGGCGCAATTATCAATCTGCCGGCGCTCCTGATCGTCCTGCTGGTAACGGTGATCCTCTACGTGGGCGTGCAGGAGAGCGCGCGCGTCAATTCGATCATCGTCGGCGTCAAGCTCTTCGCCGTGCTGATGGTGGTCGCGGTCGGAGGATTTTTCATCAAACCCGCCAACTGGTCGCCATTTCTGCCGCTCGGATGGGGCGGCGTACTACGCGGCGCCGCTTATATCTTCTTCGCCTACATCGGGTTCGATGCGGTTTCGACCGCCGCCGAGGAGGTGGTCGAGCCGCAGCGCGCGCTGCCGATCGGCATCCTCGCTTCGCTCGGCGTCTGCACCGTCCTCTATATCGCGGTCGCTGCGGTCCTTACTGGGATGGTGCCGATGAAGTCGATCGATATCGACGCGCCGCTCGCCAGCGCGTTCGTCACGCGCGGACTTAATTTCGCCGCGGGAGTGATTTCGCTCGGCGCCGTCGCCGGCCTGACTTCGGTGTTGCTGGTGCTGCTGCTCGGACAATCGCGGATCTTTTATGCGATCTCCCGCGACGGTTTATTGCCGCCAATCTTCAGCCGCGTGCATCCGCGCTTCCAGACCCCCTCGATGCCGACCGTGCTCACCGGCGCGGCGGTCGGTCTGACCGCGGGTCTGGTGCCGATCAAGGAGATCGCGGAGCTGACCAATATCGGCACGCTGTTCGCCTTCGTGCTGGTCTGCTTTGGAATCTGGATCCTGCGCCACGTCGAACCGGAGCTCGAGCGCCCGTTCCGAACGCCGCTGGTGCCGCTCGTGCCGATTCTGGGCGTCGGTTCGTGTTTGCTGATGATGTTCGGGCTCGGCGAAGTAACGTGGCTCCGCTTTGTCTTGTGGATGGCTGTCGGTTTGGCGATCTATTTCGCCTACGGACGCTTCCACAGCAACGTCGCAATTGAGGCCGCCGCCGATCACCGCGCCCGAGCCGGCTGA
- a CDS encoding 4-hydroxyphenylacetate 3-hydroxylase N-terminal domain-containing protein: MGARSGNNYLSSLRKLKAELWFEGERVADPTIHPAFVRRARAIASLYDLQMEHPGSMTVRLDDGDRAGLSFIQPRNVEEVRRRGIMFRRWAEAHGGTLEWTPDYCNTTLASLAAASQLLAPSAPHAAANLEAYYREARRRDWCLTQTRSMESDHGRDSTPKLAAPDVRLVDTTSEGIVVAGALPVTPAAPFAEELLVLSPALAFAVSCNTRGLKLVGHIGMDWIAEFDRVAVPSERVFLCGDETLGAALLEESSVVVNQMHQRVVNAAVVAELRLGLAASLTRDVAGAPDVQKRLAEMFIAIAMIRSCLHAAESAAHQDPWGQFVPARPPLDAAMSLYSRLYS; the protein is encoded by the coding sequence ATGGGAGCACGTTCGGGCAACAACTATCTCTCGTCGCTGCGCAAGCTGAAGGCCGAGCTTTGGTTCGAGGGCGAGCGTGTCGCCGACCCGACGATCCATCCGGCGTTTGTGCGGCGCGCCCGCGCGATCGCTTCGCTCTACGATCTGCAGATGGAGCATCCAGGGTCGATGACGGTGCGGCTCGACGACGGCGACCGCGCCGGGCTTTCGTTCATCCAGCCGCGCAACGTCGAGGAGGTGCGGCGGCGAGGAATCATGTTTCGCCGCTGGGCCGAAGCTCACGGCGGAACGCTCGAATGGACGCCCGACTATTGCAACACCACGCTCGCGAGCCTCGCCGCGGCGTCGCAGTTGCTCGCGCCGAGCGCGCCGCACGCCGCCGCGAACCTCGAGGCCTACTATCGCGAAGCTCGCCGCCGCGACTGGTGTCTAACCCAAACCCGGTCTATGGAATCGGATCACGGCCGCGATTCGACACCGAAGCTAGCGGCTCCGGATGTTAGGCTGGTTGACACAACCTCTGAGGGCATCGTAGTCGCGGGTGCGCTGCCCGTGACACCCGCCGCGCCATTCGCAGAAGAACTGCTCGTCCTGTCCCCAGCCCTTGCTTTCGCGGTCAGCTGCAATACGCGAGGGCTGAAGCTCGTAGGCCACATCGGTATGGATTGGATCGCGGAGTTCGACCGCGTGGCAGTTCCATCGGAGCGGGTCTTTCTATGCGGTGACGAGACGCTCGGAGCAGCGCTGCTTGAGGAGAGTAGTGTCGTCGTCAATCAGATGCATCAGCGGGTGGTCAACGCCGCAGTCGTCGCTGAGTTGCGTCTCGGGCTCGCCGCGAGCCTCACGCGCGATGTAGCCGGCGCGCCCGACGTACAAAAGCGTCTCGCCGAGATGTTCATCGCGATCGCTATGATTCGATCCTGTCTCCACGCCGCCGAAAGCGCTGCGCATCAAGATCCCTGGGGTCAGTTTGTACCGGCGCGGCCACCGCTCGACGCGGCGATGAGTCTCTACTCGCGGCTATATAGCTGA
- a CDS encoding lysylphosphatidylglycerol synthase transmembrane domain-containing protein — protein MDNPAEAVSIEGRDSPPKSRFGFAIRAGLGLALVVTLLWLCGADRVAQVLSRERPGFFVAAIALYFAGQMMSSYRWQLLARLNGFGGLWREYLAYYFVGVFTNLFVPGLVGGDAARARYLGLRHRRVGAAVASVVADRGVGLVALFWFAAIAALTATSVRIPAALIHLTVALGLTALLGYLAGPLLATVASRFSGRVRAIAEPLTPYLRNQRGMIVPLALSMVLQASLALCQYLLAVGMGIAIPFSAVLLIVPMANVVASIPLTINGLGVRESAYLLLFGLAGVARQDAIALGLVWFASTLVAGLSGLWPFVVTPAPKPEIIREPLVQSTSA, from the coding sequence GTGGATAATCCCGCCGAGGCAGTTTCGATCGAGGGCCGCGATTCGCCGCCAAAGTCGCGGTTCGGCTTCGCGATCCGCGCAGGCCTCGGGCTCGCACTCGTTGTTACCCTGCTCTGGCTGTGCGGCGCTGATCGCGTCGCGCAAGTACTGAGCCGCGAACGCCCGGGCTTCTTCGTTGCCGCGATCGCGCTCTACTTTGCGGGCCAGATGATGTCATCTTACCGATGGCAGTTGCTCGCCCGCCTCAACGGCTTTGGTGGTTTGTGGCGGGAATATCTTGCCTATTATTTCGTTGGGGTGTTCACCAACCTGTTCGTACCCGGACTGGTCGGCGGTGACGCGGCGCGCGCGCGCTACCTCGGTCTGCGGCATCGGCGCGTCGGCGCAGCCGTCGCCTCAGTGGTGGCGGACCGCGGGGTCGGCCTCGTCGCACTGTTCTGGTTCGCAGCGATCGCGGCCTTGACGGCGACAAGCGTGCGCATCCCTGCAGCACTCATTCACCTCACCGTCGCCCTCGGACTGACAGCCTTGCTCGGCTACCTGGCTGGGCCACTGCTCGCGACCGTCGCGAGCCGCTTCAGCGGAAGGGTCCGCGCGATCGCGGAGCCGCTGACGCCCTACTTGCGCAACCAGCGCGGCATGATCGTCCCGCTGGCGCTTTCAATGGTCCTGCAAGCGTCGCTCGCGCTTTGCCAGTATCTGCTCGCCGTCGGGATGGGAATCGCGATCCCATTTTCCGCAGTCCTGTTGATCGTGCCGATGGCCAACGTCGTTGCGAGCATCCCACTCACCATCAATGGTTTGGGCGTGCGCGAGAGCGCATATCTGCTGTTGTTCGGGCTGGCCGGCGTCGCCCGTCAGGATGCGATCGCGCTTGGCCTCGTGTGGTTCGCGAGCACGCTGGTCGCCGGTCTGAGCGGGCTGTGGCCGTTTGTCGTTACACCCGCGCCAAAACCCGAGATTATCCGCGAGCCCCTAGTGCAGTCGACCAGCGCATAG